Proteins encoded within one genomic window of candidate division WOR-3 bacterium:
- the prfB gene encoding peptide chain release factor 2, whose translation MFKDPALEELYGRFEDVKKYLDVTEMEKRISEIEKMQESTDFWANPEKAQSLLQELSSLKKQLEEVDEIEKKFAYLAELEPLKDEDPEFLQEFEKEKRLIREEIEDLEIKTVLKSPEDRKNAIMTIHPGAGGTESQDWAEMLLRMYLRFFERKKFKYKIVDLQPGEEAGIKDATILVEGDYAYGLLKAERGVHRLVRISPFDASKRRHTSFASVFVYPEQEDVEINISEEDLKIETFRSSGPGGQHMQKNETAVRITHIPTGIVVACQSERSQYQNKLTAMRILKARLYQYYKEKEKEKLSDIEKEKSEIGWGRQIRSYILHPYKLVKDHRTDYEEPNADAVLDGEIDEFIRKFLLSKK comes from the coding sequence ATGTTTAAGGACCCAGCCCTTGAGGAACTTTACGGAAGATTTGAAGATGTGAAAAAATATCTCGATGTAACCGAAATGGAAAAAAGAATTTCAGAAATTGAGAAAATGCAGGAAAGTACAGATTTTTGGGCCAATCCAGAAAAGGCACAATCCCTTTTGCAGGAACTTTCCTCTTTAAAGAAACAGCTGGAAGAAGTTGATGAAATTGAAAAAAAGTTCGCCTATTTAGCAGAACTTGAGCCCTTAAAGGATGAAGACCCCGAATTCCTTCAAGAATTTGAGAAAGAAAAGAGGCTGATCAGAGAAGAGATTGAAGATTTAGAGATAAAAACCGTTTTAAAATCTCCGGAGGATAGGAAAAACGCAATAATGACCATTCACCCTGGAGCCGGTGGAACGGAATCTCAAGACTGGGCTGAGATGCTTCTCAGGATGTACCTGAGATTCTTCGAAAGGAAAAAATTCAAATACAAAATCGTTGACCTACAACCCGGGGAAGAGGCAGGGATCAAGGATGCCACTATTCTCGTAGAAGGAGACTACGCCTATGGGCTTCTAAAGGCGGAAAGGGGGGTCCACAGGCTGGTGAGGATTTCTCCCTTTGATGCTTCAAAACGAAGGCACACCTCCTTTGCCTCGGTTTTTGTTTACCCAGAACAGGAAGATGTTGAAATAAACATCTCCGAAGAAGATCTAAAGATAGAGACTTTCAGGTCCTCCGGCCCCGGAGGGCAGCATATGCAAAAAAATGAAACAGCAGTCAGAATAACCCATATTCCCACTGGAATTGTAGTTGCCTGTCAATCGGAAAGATCCCAATACCAAAACAAATTAACTGCTATGAGAATTTTAAAGGCAAGATTATACCAGTATTACAAGGAGAAAGAGAAAGAAAAACTTAGCGATATCGAAAAGGAGAAATCGGAAATCGGCTGGGGAAGGCAGATAAGGTCATACATTTTGCACCCTTACAAACTGGTGAAGGACCACAGGACCGATTACGAAGAACCAAACGCTGATGCAGTCTTAGACGGAGAAATTGATGAGTTTATAAGAAAATTTCTCCTGTCAAAGAAGTAG
- the rsmD gene encoding 16S rRNA (guanine(966)-N(2))-methyltransferase RsmD, producing the protein MGKISLTGGENKRQKLKIPKGIRPTRAIVKRSIFDTLRDYVVDSEVLEVFAGSGAVGFEALSRGATSCVFIEKSREGMLTIIENAKKLGVLNKIRVIKADFVRGLNDLIREQRKFDLIFADPPYDFSNHEELFKRVVLLLKPGGLYLVEVRNKTLLPDNWEGLSKVKEVNFGQTKVVYYRMLSGDL; encoded by the coding sequence ATGGGGAAGATAAGTCTTACTGGTGGTGAAAACAAAAGACAAAAGCTGAAAATCCCTAAGGGAATAAGGCCAACAAGGGCGATTGTTAAGCGATCGATATTTGATACCCTTAGAGACTACGTGGTTGATAGCGAAGTACTCGAAGTTTTCGCAGGGTCGGGGGCAGTTGGTTTTGAAGCCCTCTCTCGTGGCGCCACCTCTTGTGTATTTATAGAAAAGTCAAGAGAAGGTATGCTAACTATTATTGAAAATGCAAAAAAGCTCGGCGTTTTGAATAAAATAAGGGTTATTAAAGCAGACTTTGTCCGTGGATTGAACGACCTAATAAGGGAGCAAAGGAAATTCGATCTCATCTTTGCAGATCCGCCTTACGATTTTTCAAATCATGAAGAGCTTTTTAAAAGAGTTGTTTTGCTTTTAAAGCCTGGCGGTCTCTATTTGGTGGAAGTCAGGAACAAGACCTTATTACCTGATAATTGGGAGGGCCTCTCAAAAGTTAAGGAGGTAAACTTTGGACAGACAAAAGTTGTATACTACCGCATGCTATCCGGGGACCTTTGA
- the coaD gene encoding pantetheine-phosphate adenylyltransferase, protein MDRQKLYTTACYPGTFDPITLGHVDIVKRASRLFERVIVVVANPVHKKSLFSLEERVRMVEESVANLPNVEVRTLESKLLMDFCKDNNIGIVIRGMRAVSDFEYEFKMAWMNRKLFPEIEVVFLLPSEEYTYLSSTLVKEIATLGGDISPLVPEPVLKYAHLIRERIYRAGLGDEKEHSL, encoded by the coding sequence TTGGACAGACAAAAGTTGTATACTACCGCATGCTATCCGGGGACCTTTGATCCCATAACCCTTGGGCATGTGGATATTGTTAAGCGGGCATCCCGTCTCTTTGAAAGGGTCATTGTAGTGGTTGCAAATCCTGTTCACAAAAAATCTCTCTTTAGCCTCGAAGAAAGGGTTAGAATGGTGGAAGAAAGTGTTGCAAATCTCCCCAATGTTGAGGTTAGAACCTTGGAATCGAAGCTCCTTATGGATTTCTGTAAGGATAACAATATTGGAATTGTGATTAGGGGTATGAGGGCGGTTTCTGATTTTGAATACGAGTTTAAAATGGCCTGGATGAACAGAAAACTGTTTCCCGAGATTGAGGTGGTTTTTCTCTTGCCTTCTGAAGAATATACCTACCTTTCATCAACCCTTGTTAAGGAGATAGCGACCCTTGGAGGGGATATTTCTCCACTGGTCCCGGAGCCAGTGCTTAAATATGCCCATTTAATCAGGGAGAGAATCTACAGGGCTGGATTGGGTGATGAAAAAGAACATTCTTTATGA
- a CDS encoding transglutaminase-like domain-containing protein — MSLEFLLAGLPEEIKKAEISGNINLARKLIAYWLSKDIPEIHRKRLEFEGIRLQRLHLYYPFTYNEALEEAKKLINNFTEDEFKNYIEEGAIDFIEFDGVRYFERRFAYNLGFRFPDIKRRMKEEEGQKKKREILEGRLKALIQGDTPKNYKVKAKITFRVREPKGKRVKVWLPIPKESYYQEKVKVLNFSHPSSYIAPEKVGQRTIYMEGKDTEEFSVSFEYVIKEVWNRKLFEGTLNAFKGLKTKSGIQNLTDFLKEKPPHITFTPLLRCLLGEIIQGKDSIFEKVFAIYDFVTSRVWYSYVKPYIYYDHIPHFVVENLRGDCGFQALLFITLCRMAGIPAHWQSGWYITPYGASPHDWAIIYLPEFGFVPVDLSFGGKDKADINRKAFYFGNLDGFRMIANDEFQEDFDPPTKFIREDPFDNQVGEAEYEDEKALGEHGIEVLSFEEV; from the coding sequence ATGAGCTTAGAATTTTTGCTTGCAGGATTACCGGAAGAAATTAAAAAGGCCGAAATTTCAGGTAATATAAATTTGGCAAGAAAGCTTATTGCCTACTGGCTTTCTAAAGACATTCCAGAAATCCATAGGAAAAGGCTCGAGTTCGAGGGCATCAGGCTTCAAAGATTGCATCTTTATTATCCGTTTACTTACAACGAGGCTTTAGAGGAGGCAAAGAAATTGATAAATAATTTCACCGAAGATGAGTTTAAAAATTACATAGAGGAAGGCGCAATTGACTTTATTGAATTTGATGGAGTCAGGTATTTTGAAAGAAGATTCGCTTACAATTTGGGATTCAGATTTCCAGATATAAAGCGCCGCATGAAAGAAGAGGAAGGGCAAAAGAAGAAAAGGGAGATCCTTGAGGGAAGATTAAAGGCGCTGATTCAGGGAGATACGCCTAAAAACTATAAGGTCAAGGCAAAGATAACTTTTCGCGTTAGGGAACCAAAGGGTAAAAGGGTGAAGGTCTGGCTACCTATTCCAAAGGAGTCTTATTACCAGGAGAAAGTCAAGGTTTTGAATTTTAGCCATCCTTCCTCCTACATCGCCCCGGAAAAGGTAGGACAAAGAACAATTTATATGGAGGGGAAGGATACCGAGGAATTTTCTGTATCTTTTGAGTATGTGATAAAAGAAGTTTGGAACCGCAAACTCTTTGAAGGTACTCTCAATGCTTTTAAAGGGCTGAAGACAAAGAGTGGGATTCAAAATCTTACTGACTTCCTGAAAGAGAAACCACCCCACATCACCTTCACACCCCTCCTCAGGTGTCTTCTTGGTGAAATAATTCAGGGTAAGGATAGTATCTTCGAAAAGGTTTTTGCAATTTATGATTTTGTGACCTCGAGGGTATGGTATTCATACGTGAAGCCTTACATTTATTATGACCATATTCCCCATTTTGTTGTGGAAAATTTGAGGGGCGATTGCGGTTTTCAGGCCCTTCTTTTCATTACCCTTTGTCGGATGGCGGGTATTCCTGCTCATTGGCAATCGGGTTGGTATATAACTCCCTATGGGGCCTCACCCCATGACTGGGCAATTATCTATCTCCCTGAATTCGGTTTTGTGCCCGTTGATCTTTCCTTTGGCGGAAAGGATAAGGCTGACATAAATAGAAAGGCATTCTATTTCGGCAATCTCGATGGTTTTAGGATGATTGCCAATGATGAGTTTCAGGAAGATTTTGACCCACCGACAAAATTCATAAGGGAGGACCCTTTCGATAATCAGGTGGGTGAGGCAGAGTATGAGGATGAGAAGGCTTTGGGAGAGCATGGTATTGAGGTGTTAAGTTTTGAGGAGGTTTAG
- a CDS encoding L-Ala-D/L-Glu epimerase produces MAKITKISLESRVYYYEKPFHITGSVSSASTNVEVLIETQEGIKGYGEASPSFRVNGEKPEALVAMESFVNENLNSKNTDRWREIFDFTDKLIASPSLKAALQWAVISIFCTEHGITPFEFFGGAKKEIETDKTVGIDTVENRVKEAETIFSEGFRVIKIKVGENFKEDIEAVLKISERTRGATYIVDANMGYTPKQAIDFAKKLYQEGVNVAVFEQPVHYQDLDGLKFVRFHSPFPVAADESAKTKFDVYRLLKNEVVDYVNIKLMKSGISDAMAIVEMARSSGIRLMIGCMGESSLGINQSVMFALGTGAFDFHDLDSHLLLKEDVFRGNFKQVGPRIMIP; encoded by the coding sequence ATGGCGAAAATAACAAAAATTTCCTTAGAGAGTAGGGTCTATTACTATGAAAAACCCTTTCACATAACGGGTAGTGTATCATCAGCTTCCACCAATGTCGAAGTCTTGATAGAGACCCAAGAAGGTATAAAGGGTTATGGAGAGGCTTCTCCCTCTTTCAGAGTTAACGGAGAGAAACCCGAAGCCCTTGTGGCAATGGAGTCCTTTGTAAACGAAAATTTAAACTCTAAGAACACAGATAGGTGGAGAGAAATTTTTGATTTTACTGATAAATTAATCGCTTCTCCCAGCTTAAAGGCAGCCCTTCAGTGGGCGGTAATCTCAATTTTTTGCACTGAACACGGAATAACCCCCTTTGAGTTTTTTGGCGGTGCAAAAAAGGAAATTGAAACTGACAAGACGGTAGGAATTGATACCGTTGAAAATCGAGTTAAAGAGGCAGAGACAATTTTTTCTGAAGGTTTCAGAGTTATTAAGATAAAGGTTGGTGAAAATTTCAAGGAAGACATTGAAGCGGTGCTTAAAATAAGTGAAAGGACCAGAGGCGCAACTTATATCGTTGATGCCAATATGGGTTACACACCAAAGCAGGCTATTGATTTTGCGAAGAAGCTCTACCAGGAAGGCGTTAATGTGGCGGTATTTGAGCAACCAGTACATTACCAGGATCTGGATGGGCTTAAATTTGTCAGGTTCCATTCCCCCTTTCCCGTCGCAGCCGACGAGTCAGCAAAGACTAAGTTCGATGTATACAGGCTCCTTAAAAATGAAGTGGTAGATTATGTTAATATAAAACTTATGAAATCGGGGATTTCTGATGCGATGGCAATCGTCGAGATGGCGAGAAGTAGCGGAATAAGGCTTATGATTGGTTGTATGGGGGAATCAAGTCTCGGAATAAATCAGAGCGTTATGTTTGCCCTTGGTACTGGTGCCTTTGATTTTCACGACTTAGATTCCCACCTTCTGCTAAAAGAGGATGTCTTCAGGGGAAATTTTAAACAGGTGGGGCCAAGGATAATGATTCCTTAA
- a CDS encoding DUF6600 domain-containing protein, translated as MIKLLMLISLMYSGAEFARVGDLRGDAKIWRYGEEGSEWLTINNIIGEGDELLTYDDSYLEIEFSDGSVLTLGNNTSVYFDRIEDDRTYFTLNKGVARVYARERVFGVFAGDHAVYVEEGSIVRVESDSDYFLARVYRGSAEVDKKKIYAGSEVIIDRGRYYSGRAGSYDRLDRWAEERERNYYVITRVEYVPVRCYIGIYHLHRHGRWVFIRPYGWVWVPRVPRSWRPYYDGYWVYRPGLGWVWVSYEPWGWIPYRYGSWTYIVGYGWVWIPGETFAGAWVEWYYGPDWVGWAPIDYYGKPIIVVNNITVVNIVSKEDFHKPIYRYKPPKSGVYKEVYKPYKGVDVKEVVRYKATELEKPIYFKKVDVVKEEEKPIIHGKGELIKVKTVEKDLGENRGGQLYPERPVVEKKADVRIEKEVQVEEKLKPKEKEVEKPLTKEKTLEKESGTNVIPEKPVKRVEEEESKPEIYPERPSYRDYKSKLLEKEDYERPRGETPTRRESSVKEERRTEVRPYTPPAIERKTFKEEGSDGRSWYRYKEAEKVKVEDKAKGRVIPEVKALSPSDNIPQNKPELKKRVEKKAEEDDNHKNVKGEDEK; from the coding sequence ATGATTAAGCTTTTGATGTTAATCTCTTTGATGTACTCTGGGGCTGAGTTCGCCCGGGTGGGCGACCTCAGAGGCGATGCAAAGATTTGGAGATATGGTGAAGAAGGTTCCGAATGGTTAACCATAAATAACATAATCGGTGAAGGCGATGAATTACTCACCTACGATGATTCTTACCTTGAAATAGAGTTCAGTGACGGTTCTGTTTTAACCCTTGGGAATAACACCAGTGTCTACTTTGATCGCATTGAGGATGACAGGACTTACTTTACATTGAACAAAGGGGTCGCGAGAGTTTATGCTCGTGAGAGAGTTTTCGGAGTTTTTGCCGGTGATCATGCAGTTTACGTAGAGGAAGGTTCTATTGTGCGGGTGGAATCTGATAGTGATTACTTCCTCGCAAGGGTATATAGGGGTAGTGCCGAAGTTGACAAGAAGAAAATTTATGCGGGGTCTGAGGTAATTATAGATAGAGGTAGGTATTACTCAGGGAGGGCTGGAAGTTATGATCGGTTAGACAGATGGGCAGAGGAGAGGGAAAGGAATTATTATGTAATTACGAGGGTCGAATATGTTCCTGTACGTTGCTATATAGGCATTTATCATCTTCATAGACATGGTAGATGGGTCTTCATCCGCCCTTATGGTTGGGTTTGGGTTCCGAGGGTGCCAAGATCCTGGAGACCTTACTACGATGGATACTGGGTTTATAGACCGGGGCTCGGTTGGGTTTGGGTTTCTTATGAGCCATGGGGTTGGATTCCATATAGATACGGTAGCTGGACTTACATTGTTGGCTATGGGTGGGTATGGATCCCAGGTGAAACCTTTGCTGGTGCCTGGGTAGAGTGGTATTATGGACCCGATTGGGTAGGGTGGGCTCCCATTGACTATTATGGAAAGCCGATTATTGTAGTGAACAACATAACGGTGGTAAATATTGTTAGCAAGGAAGACTTCCATAAACCTATCTATCGCTATAAGCCACCAAAATCTGGCGTCTATAAAGAGGTTTATAAGCCTTACAAAGGCGTTGATGTGAAAGAAGTTGTTAGGTATAAGGCGACGGAGCTGGAAAAGCCGATTTACTTTAAGAAAGTGGATGTGGTAAAGGAAGAGGAAAAGCCAATAATACATGGGAAAGGCGAGCTAATAAAGGTAAAGACAGTGGAAAAAGACCTTGGAGAAAATAGAGGGGGCCAGTTATACCCGGAAAGGCCAGTGGTGGAGAAGAAGGCCGATGTGAGGATAGAAAAAGAGGTGCAAGTAGAGGAAAAGTTGAAACCAAAGGAAAAGGAGGTTGAAAAACCTTTAACGAAGGAGAAGACCTTGGAGAAGGAGTCAGGTACAAACGTAATACCTGAAAAACCTGTTAAGAGGGTAGAAGAGGAGGAATCGAAGCCCGAAATATATCCAGAAAGGCCTTCTTATAGAGACTACAAGTCTAAGCTTCTCGAAAAAGAAGATTATGAAAGGCCGAGGGGAGAGACACCGACCCGTAGGGAGAGTAGCGTTAAAGAGGAGAGAAGAACAGAGGTAAGGCCTTATACGCCCCCTGCTATTGAAAGAAAGACTTTTAAAGAAGAGGGCTCAGATGGAAGGAGTTGGTATCGATACAAGGAGGCGGAAAAGGTCAAGGTAGAGGACAAGGCTAAGGGTCGTGTTATTCCTGAAGTCAAAGCACTTAGTCCCTCCGATAATATTCCCCAGAATAAACCGGAACTTAAAAAGAGAGTTGAAAAGAAAGCCGAAGAGGATGATAATCATAAAAATGTCAAAGGGGAGGATGAGAAATGA
- a CDS encoding Ig-like domain-containing protein, with amino-acid sequence MKRLVFIFSAFLLLSCGYKAPPPGKPDINPPQVRITYPQEGDTVYTDTSVSFLINDESQIKRVALIINEKAVRVDSAPPFTLPLKLEDIQDSVAIIKVRAVDIWDNTGESKPVKVFRPLMKEEED; translated from the coding sequence ATGAAGCGCTTAGTTTTTATTTTCTCTGCCTTTCTGCTTCTTTCCTGCGGATATAAAGCTCCCCCACCGGGTAAACCAGACATCAATCCTCCCCAGGTACGAATAACTTACCCTCAGGAGGGCGACACGGTTTATACAGATACTTCTGTAAGTTTTCTGATAAATGATGAATCCCAGATCAAGAGGGTTGCCTTAATTATAAATGAAAAGGCAGTGAGAGTGGATTCAGCCCCTCCCTTTACTCTCCCCCTCAAGTTAGAGGATATTCAGGATTCTGTAGCAATAATTAAGGTAAGGGCAGTGGACATATGGGATAATACGGGTGAGTCGAAACCTGTGAAGGTTTTCCGCCCTTTAATGAAGGAAGAGGAGGATTGA
- a CDS encoding undecaprenyl-diphosphate phosphatase: MKNFLIGVIQGITEFLPISSSGHLVLAQKLLGIEKPGIELELTLHLATLFAVLLFFWNDIKKLFVREKLIRHPIFLLFIGSIPAGFVGILFKDKIETYFETVEYLPYFFILNSFILLSTTLRKKFDKEIITPLTAFIIGIAQAIAILPGVSRSGSTVSAALLFGIVPQTAFSFSFLLSIPAIGGAFLLNLKEFAAKDLSTLILPFLSAFLTGLGSLTILRKIVKMKKIYYFGIYTLLLAISILLFLH; encoded by the coding sequence ATGAAAAACTTTCTAATTGGCGTAATCCAGGGGATCACTGAATTTTTACCCATCTCCAGTTCAGGACACCTTGTATTAGCGCAAAAACTCTTGGGAATTGAGAAACCGGGCATTGAACTGGAACTCACCTTGCACCTTGCTACGCTCTTTGCGGTACTTTTATTCTTCTGGAACGACATCAAGAAACTTTTTGTAAGAGAAAAACTTATTCGTCACCCAATTTTTTTGCTTTTTATCGGCTCTATTCCGGCAGGATTTGTAGGTATCCTGTTTAAAGATAAGATTGAAACCTATTTCGAAACCGTCGAATATCTTCCGTATTTCTTCATCCTCAACAGTTTTATTTTGCTCTCTACCACCTTAAGAAAAAAATTTGATAAGGAGATTATTACGCCTCTCACCGCATTTATAATCGGCATTGCCCAGGCAATTGCCATCTTGCCAGGGGTTTCCCGCTCGGGAAGCACCGTGAGTGCCGCCCTCCTCTTTGGAATAGTTCCACAAACCGCCTTCTCCTTTTCTTTTTTATTGTCTATCCCTGCCATTGGGGGGGCATTTCTTCTGAACCTAAAAGAGTTTGCAGCTAAAGACTTAAGTACTTTAATTCTACCCTTTTTGAGTGCCTTCCTAACGGGACTTGGAAGTCTTACTATACTTCGAAAAATCGTGAAAATGAAAAAGATCTACTATTTCGGGATCTACACGCTTTTATTAGCGATATCAATCCTCCTCTTCCTTCATTAA
- a CDS encoding MerR family transcriptional regulator has protein sequence MLTKRYYTQKEVADLVGVNPGIISYWEEKLRIFRPKKRGGRKLFTSSDLKKALLVKKLLDSGISLKGVKKRLEEESVEELMPEVLSEVVQEIKETIDQTLSELEELRRYLDEKLSNWRNPGDH, from the coding sequence ATGTTAACAAAACGCTATTACACCCAAAAAGAGGTCGCTGATCTTGTCGGTGTAAATCCTGGCATAATTTCTTACTGGGAGGAGAAGCTAAGGATTTTTAGACCTAAAAAAAGAGGTGGCAGGAAGCTTTTTACTTCTTCTGACCTCAAGAAGGCTTTACTGGTTAAGAAACTGCTCGATAGCGGAATTTCCTTAAAAGGTGTGAAAAAAAGGCTGGAGGAAGAGTCTGTTGAGGAACTTATGCCCGAAGTTCTCTCTGAAGTGGTACAGGAAATTAAAGAAACGATTGATCAGACATTAAGTGAATTAGAAGAATTAAGGAGGTATCTTGATGAAAAACTTTCTAATTGGCGTAATCCAGGGGATCACTGA
- the gcvH gene encoding glycine cleavage system protein GcvH encodes MLVPDDLKYTREHEWVKVENGNIAVIGITDFAQSELSDVVYVELPAVGKHVNKGEEVASVEAVKTVASVYTPVSGEVIEVNEKLKDDPSLINKDPYGEGWICKIKMSKPEELNECLSAEEYKKLIAEE; translated from the coding sequence ATGCTTGTACCTGATGATTTGAAATATACCCGCGAGCACGAATGGGTTAAGGTTGAGAATGGTAATATTGCGGTGATTGGAATTACCGATTTTGCACAGTCAGAGCTTTCTGACGTGGTTTACGTTGAGCTTCCTGCAGTGGGAAAACATGTGAATAAAGGAGAAGAGGTGGCTTCGGTTGAGGCGGTAAAGACTGTAGCCAGCGTTTATACACCCGTGTCAGGGGAAGTAATTGAGGTAAATGAAAAGCTTAAAGATGACCCCTCCCTTATAAACAAAGACCCGTATGGTGAAGGTTGGATTTGTAAGATTAAAATGAGCAAGCCTGAAGAATTAAATGAGTGTCTCAGCGCCGAAGAGTATAAGAAACTGATCGCGGAGGAATAA